The DNA sequence AGTTATTTCGTTGAAGAAAGCTTAGTAAAAAAAGTTAAAGCAATGAATGAAAGTAACAAACGTTCAGTAATTAAAACTTGATCAAGAAGAAGCACAATAATTCCTGAATTTATAGGGCATACATTTGCCGTTCATAATGGTAAAGAACACATCCCTGTTTTCATTAGAGAAGATATGGTTGGTTACAAATTAGGACAATTCGTTCCAACAAGAAAATTTGTTACACACAGTAAAAACAAAAGTGATAGTAAGTAGTCATAGAGAAAGGTAGATTATGGAAGCAAAAGCATTTGTAAGTAAAATTAGAATTACACCAAGAAAAATGCGTTTAGTTGTTGATTTAGTTAGAAATAAATCTGTAAACGAAGCGTCATTAATCTTAAAAAATACAGATAAATCAGGAGCATATGTTGTTTCAAAATTATTGAAATCAGCAATTGCAAATGCAGTTAATAATCAAGGAATGAAAGCTGATGAACTAGTTATCTCGTCAATAATGGTAGGAGATGGACCAACATTAAAAAGAATGCATCCAAGAGCTAGAGGTAGATCTGGAGCAATTTTAAAGAGAAGTTGTAACATCAATATAACATTGTCAGACAATAAAGGTCAGGAGTAAAAATGGGACAAAAAGTTAATGCACATGGTTTAAGAGTCGGAATTAACAAGGGTTGAAGATCATCATGATTTGGAGACAAGAAAAATTATGCTAACTGATTAGTTGAAGATTCTAGAATAAGAGAAGCAATTACAAAAATCGCTGGGAAGAAAAATATTTCTGAAATTCTTATTG is a window from the Mycoplasma sp. (ex Biomphalaria glabrata) genome containing:
- the rpsS gene encoding 30S ribosomal protein S19, whose product is MARSLKKSYFVEESLVKKVKAMNESNKRSVIKTWSRRSTIIPEFIGHTFAVHNGKEHIPVFIREDMVGYKLGQFVPTRKFVTHSKNKSDSK
- the rplV gene encoding 50S ribosomal protein L22 produces the protein MEAKAFVSKIRITPRKMRLVVDLVRNKSVNEASLILKNTDKSGAYVVSKLLKSAIANAVNNQGMKADELVISSIMVGDGPTLKRMHPRARGRSGAILKRSCNINITLSDNKGQE